From the genome of Candidatus Omnitrophota bacterium, one region includes:
- the rseP gene encoding RIP metalloprotease RseP, which translates to MGVLAFFLILGILIIVHEFGHFIIARKAGIRVEKFSLGFGPAILRKKTKQTEYTLNAVALGGYVKLAGDSLEDYTGKADEYLAQKPSRRAAVVFAGPLLNYLLGIFCFWLIFVVGYPALTNKVGGLLDGYGAKTAGIQAGDKIVNINGKRILFWEELQRQVQDASDKSSLEVVVLRGEKEINFTIPLKDKQVEDLIGQKKRVGLLGVIPAEEFVTVRYNPFKALYYASLKSVDLTVMTYRALWFMVSGRLSFRDSVTGPLGIFYITNKTAGLGILALVHLVGILSISLALFNILPFPVLDGGHLFFLLVEKIRGKGLSPKADQIVANFGMTAIIALAIFVTYNDILKFKDKLFGFFIK; encoded by the coding sequence ATGGGCGTTTTAGCTTTTTTCTTGATCTTGGGGATTTTGATTATTGTGCATGAGTTTGGCCATTTTATTATTGCCCGAAAGGCGGGGATAAGGGTTGAGAAATTTTCTTTAGGGTTCGGCCCGGCGATCTTAAGGAAAAAGACTAAGCAAACGGAATATACTTTAAACGCTGTTGCTTTGGGCGGGTATGTCAAGTTAGCCGGAGACAGCCTTGAGGATTATACCGGTAAAGCCGATGAGTATTTAGCGCAAAAGCCATCGCGCAGAGCCGCGGTGGTTTTTGCCGGACCGCTTTTGAATTACCTCTTGGGGATTTTTTGTTTTTGGTTGATATTCGTAGTCGGCTACCCGGCGCTTACCAATAAAGTCGGAGGGCTTCTTGACGGCTATGGAGCAAAAACTGCCGGTATCCAAGCGGGCGATAAGATTGTAAACATTAATGGCAAGCGAATCTTATTTTGGGAAGAATTGCAAAGGCAGGTTCAGGATGCTTCGGACAAAAGTTCCCTGGAGGTAGTAGTTTTAAGGGGGGAAAAAGAAATAAATTTTACCATTCCCCTTAAAGATAAACAGGTTGAGGACTTGATCGGCCAAAAAAAGCGCGTTGGCCTTTTGGGGGTAATTCCTGCGGAAGAATTCGTTACGGTTAGATACAATCCTTTTAAGGCGCTTTATTACGCTAGTTTAAAAAGTGTAGACTTGACGGTTATGACTTACAGGGCGCTTTGGTTTATGGTTTCAGGGAGACTTTCTTTCCGCGATTCAGTAACCGGACCATTAGGGATTTTTTATATTACCAATAAAACCGCTGGTTTAGGCATATTGGCATTGGTGCATTTGGTGGGGATTTTAAGCATTAGTTTAGCGCTTTTTAATATTTTACCTTTCCCGGTCTTAGACGGTGGACATCTTTTCTTTCTCTTGGTTGAGAAAATACGCGGCAAAGGTTTAAGCCCTAAGGCAGATCAGATAGTGGCTAATTTTGGCATGACTGCGATTATCGCCTTAGCTATTTTTGTTACTTATAATGATATTTTAAAATTCAAAGACAAGTTATTCGGTTTTTTTATTAAATAA
- the ispG gene encoding flavodoxin-dependent (E)-4-hydroxy-3-methylbut-2-enyl-diphosphate synthase, producing MRIKRRKTRIIKVGNVFLGGNYPVAVQSMAKYKTSDCEAVIRQINKLSSCGCEIVRLAIKDTDDALAVKRIKSSVRIPLVADIHFNYKFAIAAIENGIDKIRLNPGNIYKTKEVNAVVDSAKAHHIPIRVGLNSGSLRSDYKGIALGMVKSALGYIKVLEKRNFHDIVVSLKASNILDTVEAYRKMSSVCDYPLHLGLTATGLPKQGMVSSSIAIGALLLDGIGDTIRISLTDKPEEEARAARWILQALGLRNFGFEVISCPTCGRCEVDLVNIVRDFENQLSAISCQLSAKPIKVALMGCVVNGPGEAKHADIGVAFGKKDGLLFKKGKPVSKVSTDSCVETLIKQLRSFSCRGK from the coding sequence ATGCGGATTAAAAGAAGAAAAACAAGGATCATTAAGGTTGGGAATGTTTTTTTAGGCGGCAACTATCCTGTTGCGGTGCAGTCCATGGCAAAATACAAGACCTCGGACTGCGAGGCGGTTATCCGTCAGATAAATAAGCTTTCTTCTTGCGGCTGCGAGATTGTGCGTTTGGCAATAAAAGATACCGACGACGCGCTTGCCGTGAAAAGGATTAAGTCTTCTGTTAGAATTCCGCTTGTGGCGGATATACATTTTAATTATAAGTTTGCTATTGCCGCCATTGAAAACGGGATTGATAAGATAAGGCTTAATCCGGGGAATATTTATAAAACTAAAGAAGTAAATGCGGTTGTGGATTCAGCTAAGGCGCATCATATCCCGATAAGGGTAGGGCTTAATTCCGGGTCGTTGCGTTCTGATTATAAAGGCATTGCCTTAGGGATGGTAAAGTCAGCTTTAGGCTATATCAAAGTATTAGAGAAAAGAAATTTTCATGATATTGTAGTTTCCTTAAAAGCCTCCAATATTTTAGACACCGTAGAGGCCTATCGTAAGATGAGTTCTGTTTGCGATTATCCGCTGCATTTGGGCCTAACTGCTACTGGGCTTCCTAAGCAGGGGATGGTCAGCTCTTCCATCGCAATAGGGGCTTTGCTTTTAGACGGTATCGGTGATACAATAAGGATATCCTTAACCGATAAGCCCGAAGAGGAAGCCAGAGCCGCGCGTTGGATATTACAGGCTTTGGGCTTGCGTAATTTTGGTTTTGAGGTAATAAGCTGTCCTACTTGCGGCAGATGTGAAGTAGATTTAGTTAATATTGTGCGTGATTTTGAGAATCAGCTATCAGCTATCAGCTGTCAGCTTTCAGCTAAACCGATTAAAGTGGCACTCATGGGCTGCGTGGTCAATGGCCCTGGTGAAGCAAAGCACGCTGATATAGGAGTTGCCTTTGGTAAAAAAGATGGGCTTTTGTTTAAGAAAGGAAAGCCTGTATCCAAGGTCTCCACAGATAGTTGCGTGGAAACGCTTATTAAACAGCTAAGGAGTTTTTCATGTCGCGGGAAATAA
- a CDS encoding phosphatidate cytidylyltransferase, which yields MFIKRLLSTIILVSIIVVAVRIDWLCAFAVCGFIAVGLYEFFTMLEKKGINIYKYFGIGMGLIIPVSIAIHFELTKKWELLFIVLALLLLIVMQFRRRQNQGVIVGISTTIFGIIYVAWFFSFMIKIRYLDGGMGFLAALLLITKLGDIGAYLIGSRFGKTPLMPRVSPKKSVEGAVASLVFSIIGALVSRPFLGFDYIHLALLGASLSVLGQLGDLSESLMKRDCQVKDSGNIIPGMGGVLDEIDSLLFTAPVFYFYLSVTL from the coding sequence ATGTTTATTAAAAGGCTTTTGAGCACTATTATTCTGGTGTCCATTATTGTTGTGGCTGTGCGCATAGACTGGCTTTGCGCGTTTGCGGTTTGCGGATTTATTGCGGTAGGGCTTTATGAATTCTTTACCATGCTTGAGAAAAAAGGCATTAATATCTATAAATATTTTGGCATTGGTATGGGGCTTATTATCCCGGTGTCAATTGCTATACATTTTGAGCTTACTAAGAAATGGGAACTTCTTTTTATCGTGCTTGCCTTGCTGCTTTTAATCGTAATGCAATTCAGGCGCAGGCAGAATCAAGGGGTAATCGTAGGCATATCCACTACTATATTCGGGATTATTTATGTGGCATGGTTCTTTTCATTTATGATTAAGATCCGTTATCTTGACGGGGGGATGGGGTTCTTAGCCGCCTTGTTGTTGATTACTAAGCTTGGGGATATCGGGGCATATTTAATAGGAAGCCGTTTTGGAAAAACCCCGCTTATGCCGCGGGTAAGCCCCAAGAAATCAGTAGAGGGGGCTGTTGCAAGCTTGGTTTTCAGTATAATTGGAGCTTTGGTCAGCAGGCCTTTTTTGGGGTTTGATTATATACATCTTGCGTTGTTAGGGGCTTCTCTTTCAGTGTTGGGGCAGTTGGGGGATTTGTCGGAATCCCTGATGAAGCGCGATTGTCAGGTAAAAGATTCAGGCAATATTATCCCGGGCATGGGAGGCGTATTGGATGAAATAGACAGCCTGCTTTTTACCGCTCCGGTATTTTATTTTTATTTAAGCGTAACCCTATGA
- the dxr gene encoding 1-deoxy-D-xylulose-5-phosphate reductoisomerase produces the protein MKRIAILGSTGSIGKNALEVINLFPDRFKVVFLSANSNVKLLEEQALRFSPECISVCDKDALLKLKGKIKGSIRLVSEDAIEEMLSSCRADLVVLAISGSAALRPLLCSINAGCDVAMANKEALVCAGEIIMARARSKKIKILPVDSEQSAIWQCLEGEDRNFLKKVYLTASGGPFLEAPLRNLKNISVEKVLAHPRWNMGRKISVDSATLVNKGLEVIEAMHLFGLDVNQIKVLIHPQAIVHSMVEFVDGSLKAQASVTDMRIPIQYALSYPERLPAKSSLFLDFYKLKELNFDKPDLKKFPCLGFALEVAKKMGNAPCIFSAASEKATEAFLEKRIGFLDIPKVIEYVLSKSCYIKTIDLGVLLREDAWAKETALAKIERIGH, from the coding sequence ATGAAACGCATCGCTATTTTAGGCTCTACCGGTTCAATCGGGAAGAATGCTTTAGAGGTAATCAACCTTTTTCCGGATAGGTTCAAGGTGGTTTTTTTAAGCGCTAATTCCAATGTCAAGCTTCTTGAAGAACAGGCGCTTAGATTTTCTCCAGAATGCATTAGTGTTTGCGATAAAGACGCTCTTTTAAAATTGAAAGGTAAAATAAAAGGATCCATAAGGCTTGTTTCTGAAGATGCCATAGAAGAGATGCTTTCTTCTTGCCGGGCAGACTTAGTGGTTTTAGCCATAAGCGGTTCAGCCGCGCTTCGGCCGCTGCTTTGTTCTATAAACGCCGGATGTGACGTGGCTATGGCCAATAAGGAGGCGCTTGTTTGCGCGGGAGAAATAATCATGGCGCGCGCCAGAAGCAAGAAGATTAAAATCCTCCCCGTTGATAGCGAGCAATCGGCGATCTGGCAGTGCCTGGAAGGTGAGGATAGGAATTTCTTAAAAAAAGTTTATTTGACTGCTTCTGGCGGGCCGTTTTTGGAAGCGCCTTTAAGAAATTTAAAGAATATTTCAGTTGAAAAAGTGCTTGCCCATCCGCGCTGGAATATGGGCAGGAAAATAAGCGTGGATTCAGCCACTTTAGTGAATAAAGGCTTAGAGGTGATTGAGGCGATGCATTTATTCGGCCTTGATGTAAATCAAATAAAGGTGCTTATTCATCCCCAGGCGATCGTTCACTCTATGGTGGAATTTGTTGACGGATCGCTTAAGGCGCAGGCTTCCGTAACTGATATGCGTATTCCCATACAATACGCGCTTTCTTATCCAGAAAGGCTTCCGGCAAAAAGCAGTTTGTTCCTTGATTTTTATAAATTAAAAGAATTAAATTTTGATAAGCCTGATCTTAAGAAATTTCCTTGTTTAGGTTTTGCTTTAGAAGTAGCTAAGAAAATGGGCAATGCCCCGTGCATTTTTAGTGCCGCAAGCGAAAAGGCCACCGAAGCGTTTTTAGAAAAAAGAATCGGATTTTTAGACATACCAAAAGTTATAGAATATGTTCTTAGCAAAAGCTGTTATATTAAAACAATAGATTTAGGCGTTCTTCTTAGAGAAGACGCCTGGGCAAAAGAAACAGCATTGGCAAAAATTGAAAGGATAGGGCATTAA